The Lycium ferocissimum isolate CSIRO_LF1 chromosome 1, AGI_CSIRO_Lferr_CH_V1, whole genome shotgun sequence genome includes a region encoding these proteins:
- the LOC132060137 gene encoding B2 protein-like, whose amino-acid sequence MDNNQSFYQFSDNLRLQTNNLANLSSNDSIWSNNYISKKPEERRNFDIRVGGEINSVNPIKNYNLFSNDGFKIADVAVNGGGSGVSLNGGFNKGVYTNPLNFNNIMVNSSKGVNIKKNDDYGFVNKFGKKNNNKINRESNKDLGGNNSTENNKKYKTLPASESLPRNETVGGYIFVCNNDTMHENLKRELFGLPPRYRDSVRQITPGLPLFLYNYSTHQLHGIFEAASFGGSNIDPTAWEDKKNNGESRFPAQVRVVTRKICEPLEEDSFRPILHHYDGPKFRLELSIPEALSLLDIFADKNILNSLLN is encoded by the exons atggacaacAATCAATCTTTTTACCAATTTAGTGATAACCTTCGTTTACAAACAAACAATTTAGCAAATTTATCTTCAAATGATTCAATTTGGAGCAACAATTATATATCAAAAAAGcctgaagaaagaagaaattttgATATAAGAGTAGGTGGTGAAATTAATTCTGTAAATCCAATAAAAAATTACAATCTTTTTAGTAATGATGGTTTCAAGATTGCTGACGTGGCAGTGAATGGAGGGGGTAGTGGGGTTAGTTTAAATGGTGGATTTAATAAAGGTGTTTATACAAACCCTTTGAATTTTAACAATATTATGGTGAATTCATCAAAAGGGGTTAATATCAAGAAAAATGATGATTATGGATTTGTGAATAAATTTGGgaagaaaaataataacaagattAATAGAGAGAGTAATAAGGATTTGGGTGGTAATAATAGTACTGAGAATAATAAGAAGTACAAGACTTTGCCAGCATCAGAATCATTACCAAGAAATGAAACAGTTGGTGGATATATTTTTGTTTGCAACAATGATACTATGCATGAGAATCTCAAAAGGGAGCTCTTTG GCTTGCCACCTCGTTACCGTGATTCAGTTCGCCAAATAACTCCTGGCTTGCCTCTTTTTCTCTACAACTACTCGACCCATCAGCTTCACGGAATTTTTGAG GCTGCGAGTTTCGGTGGGTCCAACATTGATCCTACAGCCTGGGAGGACAAGAAGAACAATGGTGAATCGCGCTTTCCTGCTCAA GTGCGCGTTGTGACAAGGAAAATTTGTGAACCACTTGAAGAGGACTCATTCAGGCCGATTCTTCACCATTATGACGGTCCCAAATTTCGCCTTGAATTAAGCATTCCAGAG gctCTCTCTCTCCTGGACATCTTTGCAGACAAAAATATACTGAATAGTTTGTTAAATTGA